The following coding sequences are from one uncultured Desulfobacter sp. window:
- a CDS encoding MoxR family ATPase has product MTSHQDARFQGAPKYVLDPELASIVNISMTLEMPLLLKGEPGTGKTMLAHAIADTLDMQLIILNVKSSMKLVEALYQYDTLTRLNDSRFGDSTRDVSNIDEYIKMGKIGQAFCAEKRTVLLIDEIDKADTDFQDDMLDVLDQMQFDIIETDSTVSARHRPVIIITSNAKKDLSDPFLGRCNFHHIAFPDPKMMRKIIQVHFPDIDSKLAENAINAFYAARNIDGIEKKPATRELINWIRALQADPDFRAQDLLKGGLPFLGVMFKKSPDYERAKNMTGRPKRF; this is encoded by the coding sequence ATGACATCACATCAAGACGCACGGTTCCAAGGGGCGCCCAAATATGTGCTCGACCCCGAGCTTGCATCCATTGTCAATATATCCATGACCCTTGAAATGCCCCTGCTTTTAAAAGGGGAGCCCGGGACCGGTAAAACCATGCTGGCCCATGCCATTGCCGACACCCTGGACATGCAACTGATTATTCTCAATGTCAAATCCAGCATGAAACTTGTGGAGGCCCTCTACCAGTACGACACGCTGACCCGTCTCAATGACTCCCGGTTCGGGGACTCCACCAGGGATGTCAGCAATATTGACGAATACATAAAAATGGGAAAAATCGGCCAGGCGTTCTGCGCCGAAAAGCGTACGGTGCTTCTCATTGATGAAATTGACAAGGCCGATACCGATTTCCAGGATGACATGCTCGACGTTTTGGACCAGATGCAGTTTGACATCATTGAAACCGACAGCACCGTATCCGCCAGACACAGACCGGTGATCATCATCACATCCAATGCCAAAAAAGACTTGTCCGATCCCTTTCTCGGCCGGTGCAATTTCCATCACATTGCCTTTCCCGACCCCAAAATGATGCGTAAGATTATCCAGGTCCACTTTCCTGACATTGATTCCAAGCTGGCGGAAAATGCCATCAATGCATTTTATGCAGCCAGGAACATTGACGGCATAGAGAAAAAGCCTGCCACCCGGGAACTGATCAACTGGATACGGGCGCTCCAGGCAGATCCAGACTTCAGGGCCCAGGATCTTCTCAAGGGCGGCCTGCCTTTCTTGGGCGTGATGTTTAAAAAAAGCCCGGACTATGAGCGGGCCAAAAACATGACCGGCCGCCCCAAACGGTTCTAG